From a region of the Thermomicrobium roseum DSM 5159 genome:
- a CDS encoding FAD binding domain-containing protein has product MYPSTFTYYRAGSVQEALKLLLENPDAKLLAGGHSLIPAMKLRLASPSALIDISRISELAGIRDTGDRIVIGATTRYDDIQRSDLVRRVLPILPEAIDVIGDLQVRNMGTIGGSLAHADPAADLPAVVIALGAEIKAVGPDGERTIPADQFFIDLFTTALQANEILTEIAFPKPPARTGMSYQKFANPASGYAVVGAAAVVTLAEDGTVAAARVGVTGAGPYAVRRQNVEQALVGKQPTAETIEAASQLASEGMTFNSDIFASEEYRAHLTRVFVKRALTRAVERARG; this is encoded by the coding sequence ATGTATCCGAGCACGTTCACGTATTACCGAGCGGGATCGGTGCAAGAAGCCCTCAAGCTTCTGCTCGAGAACCCGGACGCCAAGCTCCTAGCTGGGGGACACAGCTTGATCCCGGCGATGAAGCTCCGACTCGCCTCACCGTCCGCGCTCATCGACATCTCGCGCATCAGCGAACTGGCTGGTATCCGGGACACCGGCGACCGAATCGTCATCGGTGCCACGACCCGATACGACGATATTCAACGATCCGATCTCGTTCGCCGGGTACTGCCCATTCTCCCTGAGGCGATCGACGTGATCGGCGATCTCCAGGTACGGAACATGGGCACGATCGGCGGGTCGCTCGCTCACGCCGATCCAGCGGCTGATCTTCCAGCTGTCGTCATCGCACTCGGTGCGGAGATCAAGGCCGTCGGCCCCGATGGCGAGCGCACCATCCCTGCTGACCAGTTCTTCATCGACCTCTTCACGACTGCCCTACAGGCGAACGAGATCCTCACCGAGATCGCCTTCCCCAAGCCGCCAGCGCGCACCGGCATGTCCTACCAGAAGTTCGCCAATCCAGCATCAGGTTATGCCGTCGTCGGGGCAGCAGCGGTCGTGACACTGGCGGAGGACGGTACGGTCGCCGCGGCACGCGTCGGGGTGACCGGTGCAGGACCCTATGCAGTCCGGCGCCAGAACGTCGAGCAAGCGCTGGTCGGCAAGCAACCCACTGCTGAGACGATCGAGGCAGCGAGCCAGTTGGCCAGCGAGGGGATGACGTTCAACAGCGATATCTTCGCCAGCGAGGAGTACCGAGCACATCTCACGCGCGTGTTCGTCAAGCGAGCCCTGACCCGCGCTGTGGAGCGAGCACGCGGCTGA
- a CDS encoding AAA family ATPase, producing MTTIELNSVEAVQRALAAYRYVCDTSLATAIFLALKLPKPLLLEGEAGVGKTEVAKVLSQVLDTELIRLQCYEGLDVNHAVYEWNYPRQMLAIRLLEDQQVGWDTAMHEIFSEEFLIERPLLKAIRHRGKAPVLLIDEIDRADEEFEAFLLELLSDFQITIPEIGTIKAEHPPYVIITSNRTRELHDALKRRCLYHWIDYPSLEKEFEILRVKLPGIPERLALQVARFIQALRREDLYKLPGVAETLDWAAALLALNQSQLSVEIASATLGAILKHQEDLQHIRKKRLEELVTAATQE from the coding sequence GTGACGACGATCGAGTTGAATTCAGTCGAGGCCGTGCAGCGCGCACTCGCGGCCTATCGATACGTATGCGACACCAGCCTGGCGACCGCCATTTTCCTGGCCCTCAAGCTACCCAAGCCGCTCCTCTTGGAGGGCGAAGCGGGGGTCGGCAAGACGGAAGTCGCCAAAGTGCTGTCGCAGGTCTTGGATACGGAATTGATCCGCCTCCAGTGCTACGAAGGGCTGGACGTCAACCACGCGGTGTACGAGTGGAACTACCCGCGCCAGATGTTGGCCATCCGCTTGCTGGAAGACCAGCAGGTCGGATGGGACACCGCCATGCACGAAATTTTCAGTGAGGAGTTCCTGATCGAACGACCACTCCTCAAGGCGATCCGACATCGCGGGAAAGCTCCCGTCCTTCTCATCGATGAGATCGACCGGGCTGATGAGGAATTCGAAGCGTTCTTGCTCGAATTACTTTCCGACTTCCAGATCACCATCCCGGAGATCGGAACGATCAAGGCGGAGCATCCACCGTACGTCATCATCACGTCCAACCGCACGCGGGAGCTGCACGACGCGCTCAAACGACGCTGCCTGTACCATTGGATCGACTACCCGAGCTTGGAGAAGGAGTTCGAGATCCTGCGCGTCAAGCTACCGGGGATCCCGGAGCGGCTCGCCCTCCAGGTCGCTCGCTTCATCCAGGCGCTTCGCCGGGAAGATCTCTACAAGCTACCCGGTGTTGCCGAGACGCTGGACTGGGCTGCTGCACTGCTCGCACTCAATCAGAGCCAACTCAGCGTCGAGATCGCCTCGGCGACACTCGGCGCGATTCTCAAGCACCAGGAGGATCTCCAACACATTCGCAAAAAGCGGTTGGAAGAACTGGTCACGGCAGCGACGCAAGAATGA
- a CDS encoding vWA domain-containing protein, with amino-acid sequence MTATMNFAQRALAFARLLRRAGVKTTTGQAMDFVRAIEHIDISRREEFREAARACLVTHKDDLPVFDRLFDLYWRAKPEYTDGLLQQPDPDDLIELAPEEGEEAEETEGSSIEGARGRRLEAIEAIEEAEEGEGSETESLADAFSYSPAEILREKDFADFTEDELAQIRRFMQQLTWQIGRRRSRRKVASPKGRFIDPRRTMRRSLQSGGVPLTLARRQTKTKPRQLVVICDVSGSMDRYSRILLQFIYAVENGMAKVEAFVFGTRLTRVTRLLKHQDIDEAMRRVAREVQDWSGGTRIGQSLQSFNQEWARRVLRNGAVVLIISDGWDRGDPQLLAQEMARLQRSCYRLIWLNPLLGSPRYEPLTRGMQAALPYIDDFMPIHNFASLEALAKHLSQIDDKRPVRRQHAVLPEAPAA; translated from the coding sequence ATGACGGCAACGATGAACTTCGCCCAACGCGCCCTCGCATTCGCTCGCTTGCTCCGGCGCGCTGGCGTCAAGACGACGACCGGTCAAGCGATGGACTTCGTCCGCGCGATCGAACACATCGATATCAGCCGCCGCGAGGAGTTTCGCGAAGCGGCGCGCGCTTGCTTGGTCACCCACAAGGACGACTTGCCAGTGTTCGACCGGCTCTTCGATCTGTACTGGCGAGCCAAGCCGGAATACACCGATGGCCTGCTCCAGCAGCCTGATCCGGATGATCTCATCGAGCTCGCACCCGAGGAAGGCGAGGAAGCGGAGGAGACCGAGGGGAGCAGCATCGAGGGCGCACGGGGTCGCCGCTTGGAAGCGATCGAAGCGATCGAGGAAGCAGAGGAAGGCGAGGGGAGTGAGACAGAATCGTTGGCCGACGCCTTCAGCTACAGTCCGGCCGAGATCTTGCGCGAAAAGGACTTCGCCGATTTCACTGAGGATGAACTCGCCCAGATCCGGCGATTCATGCAGCAGTTGACGTGGCAGATCGGTCGTCGGCGCTCGCGCCGCAAGGTGGCCTCCCCGAAAGGGCGCTTCATCGATCCGCGACGGACCATGCGACGATCGCTCCAGAGCGGCGGCGTCCCGCTCACGCTCGCTCGCCGGCAGACTAAGACCAAGCCGCGCCAACTGGTCGTCATCTGCGACGTGAGCGGCTCGATGGACCGCTACAGCCGGATTCTGCTCCAGTTCATCTACGCTGTCGAAAACGGCATGGCGAAGGTGGAAGCCTTCGTGTTCGGGACACGTCTCACGCGCGTTACACGCCTCCTCAAGCATCAGGACATCGATGAGGCGATGCGGCGTGTCGCGCGCGAGGTGCAGGACTGGTCCGGGGGAACGCGGATCGGGCAATCGCTCCAGAGCTTCAACCAGGAGTGGGCCCGCCGGGTACTCCGCAACGGGGCTGTCGTTCTCATCATCAGCGATGGCTGGGATCGTGGTGATCCGCAGCTGCTGGCGCAGGAGATGGCTCGTCTCCAACGCAGCTGCTACCGCCTCATCTGGCTCAATCCGTTGTTGGGTTCGCCTCGTTATGAACCTTTGACGCGCGGTATGCAAGCCGCACTGCCGTACATCGACGATTTCATGCCGATCCATAACTTTGCCAGCCTGGAAGCGCTGGCGAAGCACCTCAGCCAGATCGACGACAAGCGGCCGGTGCGCCGTCAGCATGCTGTGCTGCCCGAAGCACCTGCTGCCTGA
- a CDS encoding XdhC family protein, with the protein MRDILPDIERWIADGEEIALATVVRAIGSSPRPVGAKMAVTRSGRMAGSVSGGCVEGAVFEVALEVLETGRPRLVRYGISDEQAWDVGLSCGGTIDVFVEPLVKQS; encoded by the coding sequence ATGCGTGACATACTGCCAGACATCGAACGTTGGATCGCCGACGGTGAAGAGATCGCGCTCGCCACGGTCGTGCGCGCCATCGGCTCGTCACCGCGTCCAGTCGGCGCCAAGATGGCTGTCACTCGATCAGGACGCATGGCTGGCTCGGTAAGCGGCGGTTGCGTGGAAGGTGCAGTCTTCGAGGTCGCGCTCGAAGTACTCGAGACCGGTCGGCCGCGGCTCGTCCGTTACGGCATTAGCGACGAGCAGGCTTGGGACGTCGGTCTGAGCTGCGGCGGAACCATCGACGTCTTCGTAGAACCCCTGGTGAAGCAGTCATGA
- a CDS encoding XdhC family protein, whose amino-acid sequence MSAIVFTALREALKNEEAVVSATLVSGEPLGAKLLVFEDGRTIGSLGSSELDAIVNEDARSLFESGEPTIRTYRTREGQEIEVFLEPHLPPRHLVVIGAVHIAVPLVAMAKELGYRTTVIDAREFFATRERFPHADQLIVAWPDEALLGLKITPQTDIVILAHDEKFEDPALHVALRSRAGYIGAIGSRKTSQQRLERLRRAGFSEEQLARIHAPIGIDIGAKTPGEIAVSILAEIIAVRRGRIGQPLRPAKSAAPVAREGA is encoded by the coding sequence ATGAGTGCCATCGTTTTCACAGCGCTGCGTGAAGCACTGAAAAACGAAGAAGCGGTCGTCAGCGCAACGCTCGTCTCCGGCGAGCCGTTGGGAGCGAAGTTGCTCGTGTTCGAGGACGGTCGAACCATCGGCTCGCTCGGTTCGAGCGAACTCGACGCGATCGTAAACGAGGATGCGCGATCGCTCTTCGAATCCGGCGAGCCGACCATCCGCACGTACCGCACTCGCGAGGGTCAAGAGATCGAGGTCTTCCTGGAGCCGCATTTGCCCCCGCGCCACTTGGTCGTCATCGGCGCTGTCCACATCGCTGTGCCGCTCGTCGCGATGGCCAAAGAACTCGGGTACCGCACCACAGTGATCGACGCCCGCGAGTTCTTCGCTACCCGGGAACGCTTCCCTCACGCTGACCAGCTCATCGTCGCTTGGCCGGATGAAGCGCTGCTCGGCCTGAAGATCACACCGCAGACCGATATCGTCATTCTGGCGCACGATGAGAAGTTCGAGGATCCAGCCTTGCACGTCGCCCTGAGGTCGAGAGCTGGTTATATCGGCGCGATCGGCAGTCGGAAGACGAGCCAGCAGCGATTGGAACGGCTTCGTCGTGCGGGGTTCAGCGAGGAGCAGCTCGCTCGGATCCATGCGCCTATCGGTATCGATATCGGAGCCAAGACACCCGGCGAGATTGCCGTGAGCATTCTGGCCGAGATCATCGCCGTCCGCCGGGGGCGAATCGGGCAACCGCTCCGACCGGCCAAATCCGCCGCTCCGGTCGCGCGCGAAGGCGCCTAA
- a CDS encoding nucleotidyltransferase family protein codes for MQRIAALVLAGGLSRRLGYPKQLVELCGKPALQWVLDAVQRTSLEPRVLVLNPDVARSRALETEGFIVVVNERAGEGQSTSIRAGLAVLPDDVDAVVFFLGDQPFVNPAVAALLVDRFRATRAAIVRPRYADGPGHPILIARRLFPELLALEGDTGARPVLARHRDEIVTCDVPERSIPLDLDTPEDIERARQLCREQCHEP; via the coding sequence ATGCAACGGATCGCCGCCCTGGTTCTCGCCGGCGGCCTCTCGCGACGGTTGGGCTATCCGAAGCAGCTCGTCGAACTCTGCGGCAAGCCAGCACTGCAGTGGGTGCTCGACGCAGTCCAGCGCACCAGCTTGGAACCGCGTGTTCTCGTGCTCAACCCCGACGTTGCTCGATCTCGCGCATTGGAGACAGAAGGTTTCATCGTCGTGGTGAATGAACGAGCAGGCGAAGGACAGAGCACCTCGATCCGAGCCGGGCTCGCTGTCTTACCCGACGACGTCGATGCAGTTGTGTTCTTCCTGGGTGACCAACCGTTCGTCAATCCAGCAGTCGCCGCACTGCTCGTCGATCGGTTCCGCGCAACCCGAGCAGCGATCGTGCGACCGCGCTATGCTGATGGACCGGGACACCCGATCTTGATCGCCCGCCGGTTATTCCCTGAACTCTTGGCGCTGGAGGGCGATACCGGTGCACGTCCAGTGCTCGCCCGGCACCGCGATGAGATCGTTACCTGTGACGTACCAGAGCGCTCCATTCCACTCGACCTCGATACCCCCGAAGACATCGAACGAGCGCGACAGCTCTGCCGTGAGCAGTGCCACGAGCCATGA
- a CDS encoding NUDIX hydrolase, with product MSVNFADDIRYCPYCRHELESRMVAGRLRPYCPACDRPFFADPKLAVAVIVWHGDRIVLQKRAIEPGLGLWSFPSGFVERGEPVEEAARREVLEETGLHIEVGQLVGLYSRQGQPVVLAVYEGRVVSGELRSSEESTAVEWFPLDALPPLAFPHDAEILRDWLRQRSLS from the coding sequence ATGAGCGTCAATTTTGCCGACGACATTCGTTATTGCCCGTATTGTCGTCATGAACTCGAAAGCCGGATGGTGGCTGGCCGACTCCGCCCCTATTGCCCGGCATGCGATCGGCCTTTCTTCGCTGACCCCAAGCTCGCGGTAGCCGTGATCGTTTGGCATGGCGATCGGATCGTGCTCCAAAAGCGCGCGATCGAACCGGGTCTCGGTCTCTGGAGCTTTCCTTCCGGATTCGTCGAGCGCGGCGAGCCGGTCGAGGAGGCAGCCCGGCGCGAGGTGTTGGAGGAAACGGGTTTACACATCGAAGTCGGTCAACTCGTCGGACTTTACTCACGGCAGGGCCAGCCGGTCGTTCTCGCTGTGTACGAAGGACGCGTCGTCAGCGGTGAACTCAGGTCCAGCGAGGAAAGCACCGCAGTCGAGTGGTTCCCGCTCGACGCATTGCCCCCGCTTGCCTTTCCGCACGATGCGGAAATCTTGCGCGATTGGCTGCGGCAGCGCTCGCTGTCCTGA
- a CDS encoding xanthine dehydrogenase family protein molybdopterin-binding subunit, giving the protein MSESRYLGRPVRRLEDERYLRGRAIFTDDIALPGALYLALVRSPYPHAEITNVDWSPAARVPGFVTALSGRDLADWLAPFPVPPQSAGVRLQRRYPLAVDRVRFVGEGVVAVVATSRSAAEDAAAEVLVEYRELPAVIDPEAALAPDAPRLHPDWPDNEAFRWDLSFGDVDTALRSADAIIELRLVNQRVYAAFLEPRAAAATVDPAHGQLTVWASTQTPHTLRAGIASVLGIPEHSIRIVTPDVGGAFGAKGGLYPEYVLVAALAWRLQRPIRWTESRTESVHATNHGRDQQQFVRAAFRRDGTLLALDVHLLSNLGAWNASPTRPTAVLTGLAIAGPYRVPNLRLSLRCVVTNTTPQAAYRGAGRPEASYLLERLMDAGASRLGLDPVVIRQRNLLHPEDFPHRSPTGVPYDSGNYPAVLAEALRRFDYAGARREQARLRSAGRLIGIGIAAFCELSGPGWESATVRAHPDGTVTVLSGIAPSGQGHTTMLAQVVGEVLQLPLERIRVVTGDTAAIQQGIGTFGSRSTALGGSAAYLAARDVLEKALHIASHLLEVAPEDLEYRDGRFSVRGSPDRTLSWQQIARLAYVMEGPPGGIAPGLEATRFFNPGRRNVPFGVHLAMVEVDPETGLVTILRYLAVDDSGRLVNPLLAEGQIHGSVAQGIGQALYEGIVYSENGQLLTQNFLEYAVPRAAQVPSIETAHLETPSPINPLGVKGIGEAGTTAAPPAIVNAVLDALQPLGVHHLDMPLTPERVWRAIQLAEERVVVR; this is encoded by the coding sequence ATGAGCGAATCTCGTTACCTCGGACGCCCGGTTCGCCGACTCGAGGATGAGCGGTATCTGCGAGGTCGGGCGATCTTTACCGACGACATCGCGTTGCCCGGAGCACTCTACCTCGCACTCGTACGGAGTCCCTATCCACACGCTGAGATCACGAACGTGGACTGGAGCCCCGCGGCACGAGTGCCGGGGTTCGTGACAGCGCTGAGCGGTCGCGATCTCGCGGACTGGCTCGCGCCCTTCCCCGTTCCTCCGCAATCGGCCGGCGTGCGTCTACAGCGTCGTTACCCGCTGGCGGTCGATCGCGTTCGTTTCGTCGGTGAGGGTGTGGTCGCCGTTGTCGCGACGAGTCGTTCCGCAGCTGAAGACGCGGCGGCCGAAGTACTCGTCGAGTACCGGGAACTCCCGGCGGTCATCGACCCGGAAGCTGCCCTCGCTCCCGATGCGCCGCGACTTCATCCCGATTGGCCGGATAACGAGGCATTTCGTTGGGATCTCAGTTTCGGTGATGTTGACACTGCCCTTCGCAGCGCGGACGCGATCATCGAGCTCCGACTCGTGAACCAGCGTGTCTACGCTGCATTCTTGGAACCCCGAGCGGCGGCAGCCACTGTCGATCCTGCTCATGGCCAGCTGACCGTTTGGGCCTCGACGCAAACGCCCCACACCTTGCGTGCTGGTATCGCCAGCGTACTCGGTATCCCCGAACATTCGATCCGCATCGTGACACCGGATGTCGGCGGTGCATTCGGTGCCAAAGGTGGGCTCTACCCGGAGTACGTCCTAGTCGCCGCGCTGGCGTGGCGACTCCAGCGGCCGATCAGGTGGACCGAGTCGCGGACCGAGAGTGTCCACGCCACGAATCACGGCCGCGATCAACAGCAATTCGTGCGGGCAGCCTTTCGACGCGATGGGACTCTGCTCGCTCTCGATGTTCACCTCCTCAGTAATCTCGGTGCATGGAACGCCTCTCCAACACGTCCGACCGCGGTTTTGACTGGTCTGGCTATCGCAGGCCCCTATCGGGTCCCCAATCTGCGACTCTCCCTCCGCTGTGTCGTCACCAATACGACGCCACAAGCAGCGTACCGCGGGGCTGGTCGGCCAGAAGCATCGTACCTGCTGGAACGGCTGATGGACGCGGGCGCAAGTCGCCTCGGGCTCGATCCGGTGGTTATCCGACAACGCAATCTCCTACACCCGGAGGACTTCCCGCACCGTTCGCCGACCGGCGTGCCGTACGACAGTGGCAACTACCCAGCTGTTTTGGCAGAAGCGCTTCGCCGGTTCGACTACGCTGGTGCACGAAGAGAACAAGCGCGCCTGCGATCCGCCGGCCGACTGATCGGAATCGGCATCGCTGCTTTCTGTGAACTTTCGGGTCCAGGTTGGGAGTCAGCCACGGTCCGCGCGCACCCCGATGGCACTGTCACGGTTCTTTCCGGCATCGCCCCGAGCGGACAGGGGCATACCACGATGCTCGCCCAAGTCGTCGGAGAGGTTCTCCAGCTCCCGCTCGAGCGTATCCGTGTGGTCACGGGCGACACGGCCGCTATTCAGCAGGGAATCGGTACCTTCGGCAGCCGCAGCACGGCGCTGGGCGGCTCAGCCGCTTACTTGGCCGCACGGGACGTTTTGGAAAAGGCCCTCCATATCGCATCCCACCTCCTCGAAGTCGCTCCAGAGGACCTCGAGTATCGCGACGGCCGCTTCTCGGTGCGAGGCAGCCCCGATCGCACGCTATCCTGGCAACAGATCGCCCGCCTGGCGTACGTCATGGAGGGTCCCCCGGGCGGAATCGCACCGGGGCTGGAGGCGACACGCTTCTTCAATCCTGGTCGTCGCAACGTCCCTTTTGGCGTGCACCTCGCGATGGTAGAAGTCGATCCAGAGACCGGGCTCGTCACGATTCTTCGCTATCTTGCTGTCGATGACAGTGGACGTCTCGTGAATCCGCTCCTGGCTGAGGGACAAATTCACGGAAGCGTCGCACAGGGGATCGGACAGGCGTTGTACGAGGGGATCGTCTACTCGGAGAACGGACAGCTCTTGACCCAAAACTTTCTCGAATACGCGGTTCCACGTGCCGCACAGGTGCCCTCCATCGAGACGGCACATCTGGAAACACCGAGTCCGATCAACCCGCTCGGCGTCAAGGGGATCGGTGAAGCTGGCACCACAGCTGCCCCACCAGCCATCGTCAATGCCGTGCTGGACGCTCTGCAGCCATTGGGTGTGCACCATCTCGACATGCCCTTGACACCGGAAAGGGTCTGGCGAGCCATCCAACTCGCCGAGGAGCGAGTAGTCGTCCGGTGA
- a CDS encoding CcmD family protein — MENVWYLFAGFFVTWLILGIYLFSLRRQIEVLRSELASLRGEARTSERQRSPESATASEPNVS; from the coding sequence ATGGAAAATGTGTGGTACCTGTTCGCTGGTTTCTTCGTGACCTGGTTGATTCTCGGCATCTACCTGTTCTCGTTGCGGCGGCAAATCGAAGTGCTCCGCAGCGAGTTGGCCAGTCTGCGCGGGGAGGCGCGCACGTCGGAACGGCAGCGGTCCCCTGAATCAGCTACTGCCAGCGAGCCGAACGTTTCCTGA
- the ccmC gene encoding heme ABC transporter permease CcmC has product MATVTNTVRRPATTAWLSVLAALSFLSVALSVVLIFLYAPRDVDQGEVQRLFYLHLPAAWLAYLSFFIIFVSSILYLVRGHARWDRLARSAAELGFIFTTLVLLTGSIWGRPIWGTWWTWDARLTTTLILWFIYLGYFLLRAYVADPERGARYAAVLGIVGFVDIPIIHMSVRWWRTLHPQPIVVRSEGPAMPPEMLVTMIVTLVAFCILYVFLLAVKYRIETTRDEVMELRGTLEQYG; this is encoded by the coding sequence ATGGCGACAGTCACGAACACAGTCAGGCGACCAGCGACCACTGCATGGTTGTCGGTTCTCGCGGCGCTTTCCTTCTTGTCGGTCGCCCTATCGGTCGTGCTGATCTTCCTGTATGCGCCGCGTGACGTCGATCAGGGCGAGGTGCAACGCTTGTTCTACCTCCATCTGCCAGCTGCCTGGTTGGCCTATCTCTCCTTTTTCATCATCTTCGTCAGCAGCATCTTGTACCTGGTACGGGGGCATGCCCGTTGGGATCGGCTGGCTCGCTCTGCGGCAGAACTCGGCTTCATTTTCACCACGCTCGTGTTGTTGACCGGTTCGATCTGGGGGCGACCGATTTGGGGCACATGGTGGACGTGGGATGCGCGACTCACGACGACCCTGATCCTGTGGTTCATCTACCTCGGCTATTTCCTTTTGCGCGCGTATGTTGCAGATCCGGAGCGGGGGGCACGGTATGCCGCTGTTCTGGGAATCGTCGGCTTCGTCGATATTCCGATCATTCACATGTCGGTTCGCTGGTGGCGCACGTTGCATCCCCAACCGATCGTGGTGAGGAGCGAGGGACCGGCCATGCCGCCGGAGATGCTGGTGACGATGATCGTCACATTGGTTGCCTTCTGCATTCTCTACGTGTTCTTGCTCGCGGTGAAATACCGGATCGAAACGACGCGTGATGAAGTGATGGAGCTCCGCGGGACGCTCGAACAGTACGGCTGA
- a CDS encoding heme exporter protein CcmB, which produces MSAWSQFTAIVKRDLLLEWRARELVLGMLVMTLLTLLIFTFAFDLSGVQRAASGSGALWVAIVFATLLGWGRAVALDRQEGAWEGLLLSPVERPVIFIAKLVSMLVFVTIVELVALLVLAVLFALPVLQPGVLVVVGLGTLGLCTLGTLFAAMTANVRSREVLLPALLFPLAVPVVIGAVRATTLELNGFTGDAAPWKSLLGGFAALFFALGALTFGSVTEE; this is translated from the coding sequence ATGAGTGCCTGGAGCCAGTTCACCGCGATCGTCAAGCGTGACCTTCTCCTCGAGTGGCGGGCGCGCGAACTCGTCCTCGGGATGCTCGTGATGACGCTCTTGACCTTGCTGATTTTCACTTTTGCTTTCGATTTGAGCGGCGTCCAGCGTGCGGCGAGCGGTTCAGGGGCCTTGTGGGTCGCGATCGTCTTTGCAACGCTCCTCGGGTGGGGACGTGCTGTCGCCCTGGATCGCCAGGAAGGTGCCTGGGAGGGACTTCTTCTGAGCCCCGTTGAGCGACCGGTTATTTTCATCGCAAAGCTCGTGAGTATGCTGGTCTTCGTCACGATCGTCGAGCTCGTCGCGCTCCTCGTCCTGGCCGTCCTCTTCGCACTGCCGGTTTTGCAGCCTGGGGTGCTCGTAGTGGTTGGGCTGGGCACGCTCGGGCTCTGCACGCTCGGCACGCTGTTCGCTGCGATGACCGCCAATGTCCGCTCGCGTGAGGTGCTTCTTCCAGCCCTGTTGTTCCCGCTGGCTGTGCCGGTCGTCATCGGTGCGGTTCGGGCAACGACGCTCGAGTTGAATGGCTTCACGGGAGACGCGGCGCCGTGGAAGAGTCTGCTCGGGGGCTTCGCCGCATTGTTCTTCGCGCTCGGTGCACTGACCTTCGGGAGCGTGACCGAAGAGTGA
- the ccmA gene encoding heme ABC exporter ATP-binding protein CcmA: MTTQVDRNDATRLGHDPVLTARALTKRYGWRTVLNRIDLTVHAGECLAILGPNGAGKTTLLRLLVGLVRPTSGSIEWFGRPAGDFGPAVRAQLGVVMHRIMLDPELTVAENLRYYARLYGVIDAAERIRALGEELGLTDRLGDRVRSLSRGFQQRAALARALLHRPRVLLLDEPDTGLDIASRIRLVDLVERFCADGGTVLMTTHAPELAIQLAQRAIYLERGRIVWSARGRDELDLHLRIQPRLVTV, encoded by the coding sequence ATGACAACGCAGGTCGATCGGAACGACGCGACTCGGCTGGGACACGACCCTGTTCTCACCGCTCGTGCTCTCACGAAGCGTTATGGCTGGAGAACGGTCCTGAACAGGATCGATCTGACGGTCCACGCAGGCGAGTGTCTGGCGATCCTCGGTCCGAACGGTGCCGGGAAGACGACCTTGCTCCGTCTTCTCGTCGGTCTCGTGCGCCCCACATCTGGATCGATCGAGTGGTTCGGTCGACCGGCCGGAGACTTCGGACCGGCAGTTCGCGCACAGCTGGGCGTGGTCATGCATCGCATCATGCTCGATCCGGAGCTGACGGTAGCCGAAAACCTGCGCTACTATGCCCGCCTCTACGGAGTAATTGATGCTGCTGAACGGATTCGGGCATTGGGGGAGGAACTGGGACTGACCGACCGACTCGGTGATCGAGTGCGCTCCTTGTCGCGCGGCTTTCAGCAGCGTGCGGCACTGGCCCGAGCGCTCCTGCACCGACCCCGGGTGCTCCTCCTGGATGAACCGGATACAGGTTTGGATATCGCCTCGCGCATCCGTCTGGTCGACCTGGTGGAGCGGTTTTGCGCCGACGGAGGCACAGTGCTCATGACGACGCACGCACCTGAACTGGCCATCCAACTCGCCCAGCGGGCCATCTATCTCGAGCGCGGGCGGATCGTCTGGTCGGCGCGCGGGCGAGACGAGCTCGATCTTCACCTGCGGATCCAGCCGAGGCTGGTGACCGTATGA
- a CDS encoding cytochrome c-type biogenesis protein produces the protein MTRLGARVSQLVPGFVIVVLVSFLFAGAVQAEEALSPEALEIANQLNCPVCQGQSVRDSNSELARQMRQLIQQKLDAGESREEILQYFVDRYGVSVLREPPRQGYFWVLWWGPVVGLVGGILLLVLYFRRRDAAASGVEEPVAPEELRRVEQLLEPEGRVR, from the coding sequence GTGACTCGGCTGGGTGCACGGGTGAGTCAGCTCGTTCCGGGGTTCGTCATCGTGGTTCTCGTGAGCTTCTTGTTCGCTGGAGCGGTCCAAGCGGAAGAAGCGCTGTCACCAGAGGCGCTGGAGATCGCCAATCAGCTCAATTGTCCCGTCTGCCAGGGCCAGAGCGTCCGCGACTCCAACTCCGAACTCGCGCGTCAGATGCGTCAACTCATCCAGCAAAAGCTCGATGCCGGCGAATCGCGTGAGGAGATTCTCCAGTATTTCGTCGATCGCTATGGAGTGAGCGTTCTCCGCGAACCGCCCCGTCAGGGTTACTTCTGGGTCCTCTGGTGGGGGCCGGTCGTTGGGCTGGTGGGAGGTATCCTGTTGCTCGTTTTGTACTTCCGACGGCGAGATGCAGCAGCGAGTGGCGTCGAGGAACCAGTGGCACCTGAGGAACTGCGACGCGTCGAACAGCTCCTCGAGCCGGAAGGGAGAGTCCGCTGA